In the genome of Arvicola amphibius chromosome 2, mArvAmp1.2, whole genome shotgun sequence, the window aaATATCTAGACTCTGAATAAGAGAGAAAATTGGGGCATTTGTCTTCATGAGTCTGGCCTATTTTTTGTAATATGATGAATCCCAGTTTGActaattttcctgaaaatgatataatttcattcttttctatgAATGAGTAACACGTTGTTGTGTATATCCATTTCATTTATTAACCTATTGATGATAGCCTTGGTTATTATTAATGCTGCCACGGTAAGCATTAAGTATTCAAGTACTTCAATTGCCTGCTGAGTATGCTTTAATCAGGCATATACCTGAAGTGTTCATCTAATTAAtcttattgattaataaaaaccagcagttagatatcagggtaaaaacCTGGTATATAAGAGAATTTGAAGAAGGTGACAGTTGCTTCCTAACTTTCTCTGTTCCACCATCCAAAAGGGCACAATTACTTTTTCCACCCCACTTCACTTTCTATCTCTCTGTACAGTCCTCCAGACCTCCGTGGTTAAGGGGTGActagctctgctctctgactccaaacaagctttatttgtcagaacaaaaacaaaatattactcaacatttcccccttttgtataaataaaagcaaaagttttAACTAACATAGAAAAATACGTACAATCAGTAAGATAACTATACAAAtaaacacaggcaagaattatatTAATAATGTCTAGCCCactgacaaattcagagaaaatgctccattatatatcctatcttggtgaatccAAAGTGCTGTAATATTTCCCTTTCTATTCTAATATGTATGACCAACCCAAAgctatctttttatgtctttcaaACATACACTTTATACCTcctttgtgaatttcttttctgactttggtaacaaagaaaactataactacagctatctagtctttaactccatcagagacccaaagAAGAAATATTACCTGAATAAGTAAAAACTTTAGTGCAAACAGCTTCCAAAATtttgaaatgacagaaacagttgcCTTTCTGGAAAGTCATCAAGCTTCCTCTGTGAcataggggcatccatcttcagactacaGGCCTAGAATTACTGGCAGACTTTTATCAGAAgaaggaaattttgaaggactgttctgACTGGTCTTGTCAAAGTTTggtagtttctttcttttatgtcctgCTTTTCCAGTTTGGACATCATAGAGTAAGCAGgtgaggcaagagcagtttcttgtctaGTTGCTACCTTTTGCTGccaagaaagtaaactccatatggagtttcacTGATGCCCATCATtttttctgaagtagattggtactgccaggaataGACCTGTCtcattgttatttaaaaaataaactagtgctgccctctgaccccaagcaagctttatttgtcagaacacaaacaagatATAACATAACATATACCCATTAGAAGTATCACAGGATTGTATATTAGatctgtttttaatgtttttgagaaATATCTCTCTTGATTCCCATAGTGGTTGTACTAATTTATACTCTCTCAGCACCAGTACTTAATAATAGCCCCTATAATTCTTATTAGTGTTagaattttgtatttgttgatgACAAGCAATCTGACTGAGGTAACAGAGGATTTTAGTGAAtcttttatttgccttttatttaaaacagaatggTGAGGTTTTCCAAATATTGATTGGTCATTTGCACttctatattttaagaaattctttTCAATACACATATTTAATTTGATGACTTTAGTTgtaatgaattattttttgatttatttaatcaATTTTACATGTTAATCTTCTCTAAGATATGTAGTTTTTTCTCTTCCTGAAGGTTAgctttttcaaacatttatattCTTGTAGAGAAACTTTTAATTTCATGCAGTCCCATTTAGTTTTTCTTGCTATTGACTCTTTGGTCATTGAAAGTGATAACCACTgtaatcaaaatatcaaaatactgTAGATAGTCCTTGTGCAGACCTATGTACCATTGTGCTTTTCCTATGTTTTTATTCAGAAGTTTTAGTCTTAAGCTAATATATCTTAacccttttggatttttttttgtcaagggTGAGAGGTGCATATctacatttattcttttattcatgtatattctcatgttttctttttgagaacttCTTATGTGAACATGTCActcctgcctttctccctccaaCTCCATTAACACTTTAGGatctcattttaaattatatgtgtgtgtacatgtgtatatgtgctgtgTTGGTATATAAGAAAACATATATAAGAAACCTAATAGTTAATttaacatatgtacatgtatccTTAGCTGATTATTTGAAGCTAGAAAAATTAGGGGGTAGCTTGTCCTTGAAGGAAACAACTTTTGATTCTTTCCAAAACCATTGACTACTTATAGTTCTTCATCCAGATATTGAATCACATGGAATTTCACCAATCTATGGTAGCATGTCAACTCATGTTGtcataatgtttatttttctcagacAATCATATAGTTGAAATTACATGGGCTCATTTTCTATGTCATGTCTAGAGGACATCATCTAGCAGCTGATATCTGAgctttgggattttctttttttttttagataaacttTTCCCAGCACTATTTGTAGAGAAATTAGTCTTTTCTAAAGAGTGTGTTTTGGGTACCTTTGTAATGATCAGGTAGCTGTAgctatgtggttttttttataaGTTCTCTAGTCTATTAGTTTAATCTTCATAtctgtgttttgttgatactAGTGtgtttttttgttaaaattactATGTATCATGGCTTGGATATGTAATATAATTTagactgcttttttctttttactcaagATAACTATGACCTTTCAGGTAgatatggattttatttttgtttcaccTAATTCTTTAAAGGATAGCATTAGAATTATTATGGAGATTAAATTAACTGTTCCAATGAAATTTGATAAAATAACTGTTCCAATCaaatttgataaaataattttcctttaatttcttttttaaatgttctacCATTTTCATTATATATGTCTTTTTACctcatattattttttgttgatgATATTGCATTTGAGGGTTTCattctgatttcatttttaacaaatttattatttctctataAAAGGCTAGTGAGatttgtatattgattttatcATACTACTTGGTGGTGATAATCGTGTCCATGAAATTTCTGctgaagtcttttattttttattagcaaTAGGATTATATCATCTTGCAAAAcacaataattttattctttactttgCTATTTCTATTTCCTGAGCATATGCATATCACTAATATTTAattgaataaatatatgaaattctcaagaagaaaaataattctgctTTTAATTAgttgagattataatattattataacatttcttttttccctttttttaaattcatggtcTCTCCTTTCATTGCTATATGTGGCtatatacatagatatgtatATTCCTGACTATAATCTGATCAATCTGTATAaagttacttttatgtatgttttctggGATTACCATTTGGCACAAGAAAAACAATTAGTgtcttcttccctggggaagaccacttCTCTCATTTCTAGCTTTCCCTGGATACTTATAGTTTATTATATATGTTTGAGTCCTCATGTTTTTCCTATCTACATCAACATGCCAACAAGGCTAGTATTTGCTCAGCTCTCATTTAGACAGTAATATTGGTGAGGAATTAGGGGCATAGCTATTGACATTACTATAAGAAAATTTTACACAACAAATTCCCTCATCGTCAGGCTTTagagtctttctttccccttttctgcaaTGTTCTCAGAACCTTAGGTATAAGACTATTTTGCAGATATATCCACTGTGACTGGATTTCAAAATATTGCATTTTGATTGATTATAGTTTTCAGTAATGATCACTATCTGTTGCACAGGATTTTCCTTGTTGGAGGTAAAGACTATACTTACCTGTAGGCATAAGGAGAAAATGTATTCTCAATCTGTTAATTCAACTACAGGAAAATAAGAAATGCTCCATTCTGTAGCAAAATAATGGAGGGGATTAATTTTCAGAAGAGGTAGTTCAGGTTATCATccatggagtcagttctcttcaaaGATGTAGAGTTTTTTTATATCAAATTAAGATAACAATGTCTCTTATCAGCCTCTTTCATGAGATGGCATCAAGCATATCCAAGTCATGGCAACCAGATAGCTCTTGTCTGAGTGTACCAGTCTAGAATATGATTATCATGCTTTATTTTACACTAATGGTTTCATAAACTTAAAAACCTTAACTACACACTGTTAAGCCCACTTGATCATCTTGAAATGCAGAATGTTAAGATAAATATGAGGTTCATAAAAGACTATAATCAACTATAAAATATACACCGAAAAACTAACCCCTGTTTCCAAAACTGAAATGCAATCACTGATACGTCAAGCATTGAATGGGGACTAGGACAACATTTTAAAGAAGGATAAAAAGAAATTCGTATATTAGGATGAATAATACCAGGAATAGCAAAGACTTTGAAATGTCGTGTAAACAGCTGTTTTTGTGTATCTACCCTACTTACCTCTGTATAGAGCATGAGAAAATAGTTATGACCCGCAGTAGTCTTCTAAACTATGATCCCTGATAGCCTAAGAGTGCTGACCTCAGGTCATAAATAGAAGCACAAACTATTAAATGACTGAAATTCAAGCTTTAGCTATAGAACACTGCTGTGCCATACCCTTCAATATTGCTTCACAGTTAGGGACAAAGTGAGGTCATTGAATGTCAACATCCCTCTggctaaaataattttccatattCATTGGTGATAATCCCATTGTGGGCACCTAGCTAGAATATATTGCAAGTGGAAATACTAGAAGAAATATCTAACTTTTTTTCTCCAAACCAGTGGGCCTCTAAATAATTGTGACAAGAAAGTAAAACACCAATTTTACAATTAAATTTACCAATATGACAGAAATGTTTCTTAGAATCCAAACTAACCATAATGGTAACATCATATTCTGTCATCTGGACATGAGGACCAAAATGTGTGCCTAGGGTTACTCATGGAATAGCTGGGCTGTGATAAGTAAGGTTCTGAGACACAGTGCCAGGAAAATATTAATTTGGTGTTCATACTGTGTCAAGGGAAAAAATGGCAAGAAGAGCCAGATGTTTAACTTGTCCCCTAGGAACCATTGGCTTTTTGGCAATAGCCTTCCACATGCCACCTGTGACAAGTTTGATACTTCACAAGAGTTTTCTTATCTTTTTGAAACCTTGAGACCTTATAAGACTTTAAGATAGGTTCTTGCAAAAAATTGAATCCATCTGAGTCAATGTACCTCACTTATTAATTAGaaataattcctttctttttacttcaCCATtaaagagggttttttgtttgtttcttgagacagggtttcccaaaagaaaataaggttccatacataaaaaaatgtaagagtttCTTAAAGGAAATGAGGCTCCATACACAAAATATGTAGCACATGACTCTTGTGTGAAAGAAATGTCTTGAAAATCTGTAAGgaattagagaaataaaatagtaCTCTACTCAGGCATGACCCCATGGGCCATTTTATAACATTTAGCGTATGGAGGTGAGAGCTCAAAGTACTAATTCTGTTGTGCAGCTGAGCCAGTCATGCCAGGAGTGGGCACAGAGATATTTAACAGGCTTCTCAAGGTTGTTTTCTCCAGTAATGCTGGTAACAATTTCTTTGAACATCCTGCATGAACAGTATATCTAAACCAATCACAAGACTCTGAACTCAGATTTTTCACTCATTTAAGAACTTCTAGAACATATTTTTCTCTACAATTTAGAGAATTTAGTCATGAAATTTGCTTGTTCTTGTCCCTCAACACTAACATTGGACTAATTAGAAAGTAAATAGCTCCTACATCAGGGTTCCTCAAGTTGtatgataaattagatataatctGAAATAGCAATTTTTTTCAATGCACTTTTTCTGGCAGGTTAGTTTTCAATAAATTTCAAGTCTGgtatttggtgttttttttttttaaagaactcatTCATGGATCTTCtagatgaaaatttattttgaacGGAAGTAATTGTACAAGGCTTTTCTCATAACTCATTTGGAGAATGATTTCTATTTCAAACTGCCTACTTCTAGATGACAAGGAAGTATTAATTTTATGCAGATTGCTAACACAACCATGAAAAAGCTCAAATGGgatcaataaaaacataaacagtaAGAGTTAAAGGTAATGACACAGAGGAAAGTAGACTGTGGTATTGGTCTATTTTTGGGATACACTGAGGAAGCTCCTACTCACACTTAATCCCTCATTCTTCAAATCACTTGCTCGGTATGAGCCTTGTTACAGGGGTTGTCAGCTGAAAGCCAACAGTTTTCAGCAAGTCCATTCATCCATTTGTCATGAATTCATTCTCTAATTCTGATCACCTGACATTTCTATATGATAGATTATTCTGGAGATAAGACTCTTAAGCTCATATTTATTAGATACAGAAACAATGTAATTCGTCTCATAGGGCTCTAGATCTCTAAATACTACCAATACCAGATCTTCTTGAAATCAAGTTTCTTTGATGTCTGGGTATGTCTAAGGACCATGATTGTGCTCTACCATCTAATGTCTTTATATAAGCCTAGGAAGACCCAGTTACATAGATAGTCTATGGTTCTACTGTTTTTGTATCCTGGATTCCTTTCAAGAATCAGCTGTTCTCCTCACCACGAAGAAAAGTTTTCTTATCACATGTTCCTCACTTACCCACAGAATGGACAAATAAAGCAGAGATAATGCATGATCTAGGAAGGGAAACCCACAGGTGTGCTTGGGAAGGGGCAGTGGGGCACCTCCCCTCTGtacccccttctccctccagcaGAGTATAAATGTAAGCTCTCCCCAAGCACTCACTACCTTCTGCCACGATGAGTGCACTCCTGTTCCTGGCCCTTGTGGGAGCTGCTGGTGAGTTCCATGCCTTGACCCAGATCCTACTCTTCCCTCTCCTAGAGGCCACGAACCCTACCACTAAAGatgcttcttgtactttctgtACTCCAGTGTCCTCTGTCTTCCTACTGTAGCTGTGCAtctgtattttcttgtttctttataagCTTCATCTTTATTACCCTCTCTACTGTTGTTTACAATGGGATTCCAATGGCTAGAAATGGAACGCATGAGGATGTTTTATGAAATGAACCATAAGAATTCTGGTTTGGATCCAACAGTTTGGGGATAGCTCAGCCACAATGATATGTACAAATAAATACTCTAACTCGGAAGTTGAAAACTTCTTTCTATTGGGGATTAATGTATTAAAGTTCTGAGCTTATTTGACTGGAACAGTAAGTATGTAATATGAATGATATTTCtgatatatataataaaatttaacatatGTCATAATTTTAtcatgtattattatttattaacacATATTAAATGCAGAAATGGTATTAAGATTTATAAGCATGCAATCAAGGTTAAAAATCAGTGATCTTGGTCAATAGCATTCTATCCCTATATCCTACATAAAACCTTAATATATAGACTGAGGTATAAAAACACTTAGATATATTGAGGTTTACAAACCCAATATATTTTCCAAGGTAGTTTCAACTATCCTAATCACCTTAAGCTCTGTTAGATACAAATTATCAAGGAATTATAAACAAGATATAACAGCAAATCCTGGATCAGACAACAATCCTTGTGCCCAATCCTGCAGTCTGAGGACATCCATTGCCCTGTCCCCTGTAACCTATCAGAACACTGTTACTTACAGAAAATCTTTCTATTGTATTATTGACAGTGCTCTGTATTATGAACTATTAGAAGACACCATAGGTCTACTGTTGCCTTTTGCCTTTAGTTACTATAATAAATAAGGATTCCTAATTAGCTTAAGGTTGACACAGGACTGAGGGCTGCAATTTCCAGTAGCTTGATGAATTAAAATTGtcttctctcttattctctctacTCAAGTTGCTTTCCCTGTCGACGATGATAAGATCGTTGGAGGATACACCTGCCAGAAGAATTCTGTCCCCTACCAGGTATCTCTGAACTCTGGCTACCACTTCTGTGGAGGCTCCCTCATCAATAACCAATGGGTGGTGTCTGCAGCTCATTGCTACAAGAGGTAAGTGATGGGCTCTGTCTTTACAGAACAAAAATGACATTTCCCAGGGAATGGGATTAGATCAGGCATCAACTGAGGTGTTTAAATGAATGGAAGAGTCAAAGAAGAGAGATTATTGACTGCAACTTCTTTTATGAGTTTGTAGAGAATAATAAGGTCAATGAATATTAAGCCCTTTACAATACTGAACCATCCAAAGTCTACCAgggataaaaataacaaaagaaaggaaaattaatattAGGGATATTAGAACTATCATGAAGTCACTCAAAGCCTTCACATAGTTACACCGGTTCCTGTAGCAGGGATATAAACAGAGTTTTCTGAGTTTGGACTATCAGcaaattttttctttgaattataaAAAAGATCTGATATATCTATTCTCATTCCGGAAGTAGACAGAACTTTCTTGATAGATCATAAAAATTCATCTTTtaggtataactggatgtcaacatcaACTGCATTTCTGTGATGCTACTACAGTATTGGCCCTTAAATGATTTCATATGTAGTCTCTATGATGGCATAGCTTCTATAAATTATGTTGCTCAGCAACATGTAGTTTTGGTTTTTAAGCACAAGGTTTCAAAATGGGTGACTGGAGGTTTGTACAATCATGGggcaatattttcattttataaatgcgAGAGACTGAAGCTGTGATTGGGGATAGTGGACATGGACAGAGAGGCCAACTCAAGAAATAGCAAATTGACAGCTGGAATTCTAATATACGTTTCTCCCTGTCATCCACTAACCTAGGGCATGTTGAGAAGATACAGTGACAGCTCAAGCCATGAGCTCAAACTGCCTATTTAAACTCATTTAATTATGTAGAGATAACTGGGTATTAGATTCATTAAAAAAGGGTTTCTAACCAGAACATGCATCCGGATCATAAAGATTCAAATTCAGAAAGTTGAGAAATATACCCAGATGGCTAACATTCAAAGCAAGTTTTGAGGTGCCATAGTTGCATGGTTCAagctattcttttttgtttgtttgtttgtttgtttttattgagatagggtttctctgtgtagctctgactgtcctagaactcattctgtagtccaggctggccttggtctcagagatcttcctgcatCTGCCCCTGAGTGAGGGACTAAAGGCACATGTGTTTATCCACTGCCGAGCATTAGACCTTATTATTGGATGGTTCGTATTCATTGGGGAACAGTAAGTTGGTGAGCAGTCTCCATGTGCTCATATTACTTGTCTTTAAAGTAGAAAGAAATTTGGCTCTCAAGATGGTACTTCCACATCACACCTTTGCTATCTTTTTGAGGTTAAGCCAGGCCTCATCCCCTCTCCAGACTTATTCAGGTAAAAGGGTTACATGACCTGGAGTATCTGAGGTAATGGATAGGAATTTTCTCCCATGTCTTTTCTTTCCAACAGCCGCATCCAAGTGAGACTGGGAGAACACAACATCAATGTCGCAGAAGGCACTGAGCAGTATGTCACTGCCTCCAAGATCATCAAGCATCCCAGCTTTAGCTCCTCAACCCTGAACAATGACATCATGCTGATCAAGCTCGCTTCCCCTGTGACCCTCAATGCCAAAGTGGCCACTGTAGCTCTGCCCACCTCCTGTGCAGCTGCTGGCACTCAGTGCCTCATCTCTGGCTGGGGCAACACCTTGAGCTCTGGCGGTGAGTACTTCATCCACATCTTTCGAGAGCTAAGCCAGATTCTACACAAAAATGATTGGCTTCTAGGCCATAAATGCATGACAGTACCCCAAAACATAAGGTTCTAAGATGGTCACACGAGGCATTGACCTACAGAATGATCTGGTTCCAAAATGTAAACAGGAGAATTGCAGAATGAACAATCATTAGTTCCAAGAAAGACTTCAATAATGACTATTCTTAGTATTAGAAAAACACAGCAATCCTCTATACTATTATATCCCATGGTGACTCTAGTGCCTCCTCAATGGAGGCTTCAGGGGTCACAAACTGGACAACACTGAAATATTGATCCCTAGTCTGGTCTCTCTCacatcccttcttctctttttttcacaGTGAACAACCCAGACCAGCTCCAGTGCCTGAATGCCCCAATCCTGTCTCAGTCTGCCTGTCAATCCGCCTACCCTGGACAGATAACCAGTAACATGATTTGTGTTGGCTACCTGGAGGGAGGCAAAGATTCCTGCCAGGTAATTGGCTCTCTTCTCATATAAATATCTTGTTTTCACAGGAGTGGAAATGTATTGGCCAAGTGAGTGAGTCAGGAAGTTTCCTCTCGTGGTTCCATGGAAAAGGGAAGAGCTCTATTCTGGATGTCATTTCAACACATTAGCGAGAATAGGGGATTCGATAAAAAATGAAGGTTCAGGAAGGCTAGAATTGTATCTTCAGGTCAGAGTGAATGTGGTCTTTTTCACATTCCCCTTTGTTAAACACTTTATTCCTCTATCCTAGGGTGACTCTGGTGGCCCTGTGGTCTGCAATGGACAGCTCCAGGGCATTGTCTCCTGGGGCTATGGCTGTGCCCAGAAGAATCTCCCTGGTGTGTACACCAAGGTCTGCAACTATGTTACCTGGATTAAGAACACCATTGCTGCCAACTAAGAATCCTTCAATCCTCTGAAATCACTATGGCAATAAACTGAATTCCCAACTTTCCTTGTCTTTGTCTAATATCTTTATGTTCCTGTCTATGAGAAATACATACCAATTTTAGGTTATCTTTATCTATCCTTGAGATATGAAGAGCATACTACACCTAAAAATGTTTCATGGAATTGTAGGTCAACAGCAGTTGAAAAAAACTTAACATTAAATGGTAGAAGGAACagaggttttggttttcttttagaaagtcATATATCAGCATATAGATGATAAAatgttctaattttcttttacatttatatgtGATTTTTTGAATGAACACTTTCACGAACACATTCATTGTTAGCAATAAGTATCATGTATGTTAAACAGGAGTTTTCCTATATTATTGCAATGGAACCTGGTGTTAATGTACTCCTTTATCATCATAGACGCTAAGATTCTTACACACATCGATTATTGTGGAAACATTTTTTACCTCACAGAAAACATATAGGACTTGTATATGTGCCCAAAAGAATAGCTTCCCCTTATTTGTATTCCTCATATACCTATAACATTTCCTTCCTCTCATCCATGATAAGAGAATATGTATGTAGCAGTCTGAGATCTACATAGACATTCCCACACGTATTTACTCTCCCTATAGAGTCATTGTTATTGGAGTGGCAAAGCTAGACAACAAATGCACAGAGGGCAATGTCGTACAGCACCCTTCTTCAAGCAGATGATGAACCTGGGGTTGCCTCTTCTCCCTTGTGCTCTGTGCCCTGCTTTGCATTCGCTCCTGCAGCAACTCTGCCAACTATGAGGACTTTGTGCAGCATGCACATTGTCTGCCTAGGTGCTGTGAATCATCATGGCAAAGAATCTCAgctcaggcaaaacactcaaatcaTCACTTGCTTTTGTGTCTTTATCACTAGATTTAACCTTGAGCAAGCTCAGTCATTTCTCTACATGCTACATTACAATGTAAAATTGcatcatatattttttctttttgagacaacatATTACTTCAATTCTCAGGTGGCCTTTGAACTCTCAAAGTGAACCATTATGTCTGAGTctaataaagattattttatcacagaaatgaaaaaataatatttgagcTCAATATGGAGGCAGGGTTCATGTCCTttgatttatttctctgtatGCTACCCATtagtattttctctctttttccctttccaggCTTCTTtacacatttacatttttttcaaaagtgtttttaatttaaaaatcatccaTTACTTTggtctcccttttctcccccatcCTTTCCAAAACACTTCCCTCAGGCCTATCCCATGGcccactattttaaaatatacagcctctttttctttgtttatatttatttcaaacattTGTATACCTTTGTGTGTGTCAAGATGTGCATGCGTTTTGAGTTTTAATGcacaaatagatttttaaatgacaGTTTCTCATAAAAGTGAGGTGATCCTAGGCTTCCTGGGTGTTTAGGACTATTGGTGCTTCTGAAATCTGCGGTCTTGCTAACAACTTCTGGTCCCATGAAACCTAGTCCTACAGAAGACACTCAGGTCTCTTCACCTCAGAAGCCTCTGGGTCCTATGTCTGAAATGCATGCTTTATTCAACACAAGGGACTCACCTATCATCTCTGGGTGCAAACAAATGCAATAGCAATAGCCTGTTAGTTTTCGGGAGCCTCTGGACAACCCTAGTGAACAACTGAATAAGGGGGcttttgaaatgtaaaatacTGGGTTTGCTTAGAGTTTTGGCTCCTGGAGGAAGTATTCTTATCCCAGATAAAAAgattatctatgtatgtgtgtcacacacacacacacacacacacacacatgtttttacAGGTATTATAAGCTTTTAAAGTTTATTGTTATAATTCTTTATTGTATTTTCAGGtactattgcttttattttacccTCCTGCTTCCTGTGTTTATTCTTCTTGCCACtcacctttccttttccccaatTATCTCTCTTatattctgtctttctttcaccATTGTTCTCCCATTCCCCTACTCTGGAAATGGCCTATTTTTACTTTCCTAGTTTTTTACATTTCCTACTTATTCTAGGATATTACTCACATCTTAATATTTGTAGCTAGGAGCCTCCAATGAGAAAGAATATGTGTCATTTGGaatctgggttatttcactcaaaaTGCTCTTTTAATGTGTTCCATTCATCTACCTGCAAAGTCcatgatttcatctttctttacaGGGACATAATATTCCATAGTGAATATGTACTACAGTTTTATATCTGCTCATCTGGTTGTAGGATGTTTAGGTTGTTTacaatttctacctctgataGAAAACCTGGAAGTAAACAACAGTTCCTTAATTGAACTGTAAAACCTGCCAAACAAGAGGGAATGCATGtctgctattaaaaaaaaaaaaaaaccaaaatacccAGGGCTAGCTCAGTCACAAATCCTTAAGAAAAAGCTACAACCATTACTTTACCAAACCAGTACAATCCctaattacattctaaatatttgtctttatgccTACAGATATACATAGTCCTGACTCTGCAttaaggaaacttttctttgcaacagatggagcaCACTAAAGAAAACCATAACCAATAAAAATTGGTAGTTGTGGAGCTCAGTCCAATAGATACATCAACAAAATAATTACCGAACCCAAgtctcaaagaaagaagaggTTAATcaattttaagagacagagaatcGGTGgttttgctgtgagattgttaCTCCTAGTTAGGTCAGATGAT includes:
- the LOC119806823 gene encoding anionic trypsin-2-like; this translates as MSALLFLALVGAAVAFPVDDDKIVGGYTCQKNSVPYQVSLNSGYHFCGGSLINNQWVVSAAHCYKSRIQVRLGEHNINVAEGTEQYVTASKIIKHPSFSSSTLNNDIMLIKLASPVTLNAKVATVALPTSCAAAGTQCLISGWGNTLSSGVNNPDQLQCLNAPILSQSACQSAYPGQITSNMICVGYLEGGKDSCQGDSGGPVVCNGQLQGIVSWGYGCAQKNLPGVYTKVCNYVTWIKNTIAAN